DNA from Leptospira bandrabouensis:
TACTTGTTTCCCTCCTTGTCACCTCTATTTTGTTTGGGTATTTTGAATGGATTCGGCCCAACAGAATGAAATCCAATTTAGTTTCTGCATTAAAACGTTATGATGAAGACAGGACAAAAGAGTATTTAAATACGTTAGAGTTCTTTTTTCGTGAATCGACCTTACCTTACCGTGCCTCTCAAGTAACAAATCGCATTAAACATACGTTAGGTCTTAATTATGTACGATTGTATGATGATTCCCTTCGTTTGATACACAGCACAAATGAAACAAACGAAATATTTCAACAAGAACTCAGGCAAGATCCCACCGGACTTTTAGAAGGAAAACTTCGGACTTTGGCTAACGGTGATTTTGTTTATAGAGACTTATCGGGAAAATTTTTTGTGGTTTTTCCTCCTGGTCCAACACTGCCGAAACAAATCCAAAATGCTAATTTAGAATACGGGTATTTATACTGGGCCTTTGATCCCAAGTCACAAAAAATTCTTTATACCAATGATGAGTCAATTTTGACAGGGGATAGAGAGGTTAACCAACTATTAGGACTATTTTCTGGAAAGGAAGGACAAACCATTACTTGGCAGTTAGATGGTGAAAATTCAAAACTCCTTTTGGAAAAAACAGAAAATTTTTCAGTTTATTTACTTCGGCAAGCTGACACAGAAGCAGATGAAATTCGTTTCGGATGTTTTATACTTTTTCTTGTTACCTTTACTGGTCTTTTTTATATCCGTTTTATATGGATCGTCATTCATACACCTGGATTTCAATTTAAAAGAAGAATTCTTTTGCCAGTTATTGTTTACCTTATTCTACTTTTGTTTTATCAAAAAAGTTTTGAACTTTTTCCTGACTACAGGTATTATAAACCTTGGACCAAACATCGATTAATGCAATTTGAAGAGACACTTTCAGTTCTTGAAAAAAATCTTCTTCGTGAGGGACTTGGCGAAGGTGGAGGACAAGGCGAAACTGAAAGAATTGTATCTGAAATTTATCTTTGGAAAGAGGGATCTAAAGAAAACAAAACCATACAAAATCGATTTGGCACTGAAATTTTTGGTTTATTTCAAAGGATACAAAATCATCCGATTACGATCCTTGTGGAGTCAGAATTTGATTTAGTTTATTTAATTCCCAAACGAAACCATGAAGATTCATCCATATCTATTTTAATAGCGGTTCTTGATTCCAATCTTCTACAAGCCAAAAAAGAAAAAGACCGTGATGAGTTTTATTTCCCTTTAGTCTCTGCAAAACTATCGGATAACAAAAGTAAGGAGCAGGTTTTATTTAATCCAAGAACCTGGAAAGTGGAAGACACATCTCGGTTTGTTCATTTAGATTCGAAAAAACAGTCAGTAGGTTTTTTACATCATAAATTTCATTCTTATTATATAGCCAAAGAACATGGAAAACCTGGCTTTTTATCGGGTTTGTCAGTATATCGTTATTCTTCCTTCCCTCCATATTTATTTAGTTTTGGATATTTGTTTATCGGACCTTGGATATTTTTTGTCTTATGGGCATCTTTCAAAAGAAAATGGGACCATCGCGTTATGTTAGGGGAATCCCCTTTAGTGAGCGAAGAGTCATTCGAGAAAGAAGTGGTGATAAAAAAAGAGGTGATTCACAAAGAAGGAATTGAAACAAAAATGGAGCCCATTATAAAGAATACAAATCCTGTGAAAAAAACGAGTTTTAAAATTTTACCTCCTGCTACTTGGAGACGAGTGGCCATCTTAGATGCAGTACAAAAAAAACGAGAAACTATTTTTAATCCTGAGTTGGAGAAATTGGTTCAATCAGTGACCAAAAGAGAAGAAACACAGGAAGTAACTAAACCCAAACCTTCTATCGAAAATTTTGCTACCTTGGTTCCTGAAGAAAAACGAGTGGAGTATGGTTTACTAGATAAAATTTATCGTGAAAACGAAATATCTTACGATGGGATAGTTGGTTATACAAAAAACTTTATTTCCAGACTTGGTTCACCAAGGTTTTCCTATTTGTTTTTGAATGATTCCTTGGGTTCCTTTCATAATCAAATTTCCTCGGGTCTAGACTATAACACTCGTTCTAACTTAATTTTTTTACACCATGATCCGTATTTACCTTTTGATGATTCCGGTTTTGCAATGTTTGATGTTGATGATACCGTTAGGCTTGACCGTTTTATTGCTAAAAAATTTTCTTGGGAGATTCTTTTACAAACAGAAACTATCATTGCTTTTCATATGGAATCTTTAGGTTTTCCAGGTATCTTCTTAGTGCTTTTGAATAAAGAAGAAAGGGCAAAGTTTTTAGATTCCCATAAACGGATGATCCAGGAGAAACTTCGTCAGGTAATTCCTGCCCTTCATGTTCTTGTGGAAAAAGAAGAAAGAAAACCTGAATTTTTAAAGGATAGTTTATCTTGGATGATTCGTTCCTTTATGCAAGCCACCTTTGGTGGAAAAAGGGCCACTTCGGTTCTTCGAATCCAATGGCCTGAATACAATCCAACTCCAGAATGGGAGCGTTCCAAAAAGCATTTTATTGATTCCATTCAAACCTATTTAGAAAGTAAAGATCGATTGATCGAAACATCACCTAATTCTATGTTAATTGTAACGGCAAAAGATTTGTATCTTTCCGTGATTCAGAAATTACAAGAGTTACCGTTTCGACATGAAATCAAATCGATGAAATTTCCAGACGATGGACAAAACTACTATTTATACTTTTAGATTTGTTTGTATCTTATTTTTATCGACCCAATTGATCTGGGCCGGCGGTAGCAAAAAAAAAGAAGAAACTTCGGCTCTAAAAAAACAAATTTATAATCTTCACAAAGTAGATGAAGAAACTTCCTCCATTCCTTATTTGGAACGTTATCTGGATCTTAGCCAAAATGAATTGTATTTTAAGTTATTATATGCGAAAGCCTTGCTCTATAGAAACGATTTGTCGGTTCCAAAACCTGATGAACCCGCTGAAGACAGAATCAATAAAGCAAAACTCATTCAAAAAAATTATAATCTTTCTTCCAAACTTTTCCAAGAGAATGTTTTACATTTAGAAAAATTACGTCCCAGAGATCCAAACTTAGGAAGATGGTATTATCTTTGGGCTTTTAGTGAGTGGTTTTCGGATAACAAAGAAAAGGCGATTAAGCTTTTTCAAAAGGCTGTAAAGTTAGACTACCGTTTGACGGAATCATATTATAATATTGCTTCCCTTTATGAATCTTTGGGGCAGTGGCAAGACGCCAGTTTGTATTGGCGAAAATTCGAAAAGGCAGAAAAGGAACTGGAAGAAGAAGACTAATGGCAAAAATAGATAAACGATTTCAAATTCTGCTTTCGGAAGAGGAACAGATATTATTAAAAAATGAAGCAAAAAGGAGAGGAGTTTCGCAAGGAGAATTGGTTCGTATGGCACTTAAAAATGAAATCATTCAAAAGTCGGAACTTCTGAAAAGACAAGCAGTTGTTGCTTTAATGGAGTTATTCGATTGAAACTTTATTTATCTTCCTCCGTTCTTTTTGCTTTGTTACGTTCCTCACGGAAAACAAAAATTCAAAACCTTTTGTTTGAATCATTGGAAAAACACGATAGATTTTATACCTCAGCCCTATCAATTTTTTTATTATTTCAACTTTTAGGAGAAATAGGGTTTGAGAAAAAAAAGCAAATCCTTCGTTATCTTGAAGATCTTACTGATTCTATTTTTGATTTGGATACAGAAGCTGTGAGAACAGAAATTTTTATGTCTGAGACTTGTGATATTGAAATGGCAATTGCATTAAAAGAAGGGATGGATAGTGTTCTTGTTGATTTGGAAAGGGAGATTTCCTCCCTTCCTTTACTTTCAGTTCGAAACTTCTTTTGGGAAACTAAATGAAATGGCTGGGGAAAGTGGACTTCTTTGGTCTTTAGAATCCCATTCGTTTAAATAACGATTGTAAGATGAGATTCTAAAATAATATGTTAAACCCGGTTGGAATAAAAGTCCTCGTTTTTCTTTTCTGGAAACATCCACTTGGTCTGCAAGTGGTCTAAAATCCTCGGAATTCAGTTCCCCTTCTGGTATATAAATATTATTTACCAAAGTTTCTTCTGTTATACAAAATCTTTTGTTTTGGAATCCACTTTCGTCTTCATTACCATCAATTTTAGCTAAGTTTCCATTTTTGTCTTTTTTTACAAAAACAGAACCTAACATTCTATTGGGCAGTAGGCCATAATGAATCAGATAACCTCCGCCATTTTGAACTTCCTTTTCGTGGTTGGAGTTCCATAAAAAACAAAGTGGTTTTCCTGGTTCTGGATTTGATTCCAATCGAAACCTTGTTGGAACATCCGGCGGTGTTTGTTCTGTATACTCAAAGGATAAAGCTAATACTTTGGGAACGGAATTCCCCATTGGGTCTGGGCGAAACCATAATTTCCATTGGTAGTATTTGAATTTGTTTTTGGGCAGGTCACTCTCTAATGATCTGATTCTTGTCCACGGAAGATGGATGTTGGAATCCACAAACTTTTGGTTGGAACCTCGAAAGTAAAGTTCTAACATTGTATCTTTTGGTTGTTCTACATTCCACTGAACACGCGTTAAACTTGAATTGCTATATTTGGTTTCTAAAACGGGGGAAATAGCCGTATTTCCTTCCATAAAACCAATTTTGGTTTCATCATCATAACGAACTTTCTCAAACTTTGTATATTCTACTTCAGGTTCCCCTTTATGGATATGAAACCCATCCAAGTTACCATAAAACGATTTCCCGAGAACTAGGGGAGTAGAATCATTTTCAGGAAATCCAAATCCTATCGTATCGGCTTGTTTGTTTTCATATTCCGCCGTTTCGATACCATTTTGATACATTATGTACTTATGATTGAGTGTATCAAAATAAATGGAGATGACTTCCCAAGTTTTTCGTTTGAGTTTCACTGGTGATTCTAAAATGAAACTGGCGGTCCTTCCATCCGATTTTTGGAGAAGGTTATTTACATAGAGAGTTGGTTTACTTTCGTTTAACTCTAGTGAGATGCCATATTTTTTCCCTTTCACAAATACAGTTCTATCCAAAATGACAGAACCTGCGCCTTGTTCCCCTAAACGAATGGGTATGCTAATGGTAAAAGGATCGGGGTGAGTTCCAAAAAGAGAATTCCCGGAAACAGAAAGATGGATTTGGTTTCTTCGACCTGAAAAATACGCGGATCGTTTGCCAAAAAAATAGGTTTGGTCATCCGTTAAATAAGAAGAAGAAACGACAGATATGGATTTGGATTTATAAGGAATTCCGGATTCTGTGATCTGTGGTTCGGATACCTCTCCTTCAAAATCGAAAAAAAGTTCGCCGTGTTTGGGTGTATTTTCTTTAGGTTTGAGGAAGTTCTTTTTGCCTGGCTCTGAATTTTGAACCACACCAAATTTTTTCCAGAGGCCGAGGTTTATATTCTCTTTTTTGGGGACTTCCCATCCTAAGATCGGTAGACCCCAAATGAAGAATAATACTACGATTGTTCTTCGATTTGTCCCAATCGTTTTTGGTGCCTTCCACCTTCGAATTCTGTTTCTATCCATTTTTTTACGATTCTCTGTGCTAAATCTGTTCCGAGAACCCTTCCCCCTAAAACCAAAACATTGGCGTTGTTATGGCGTTTGGACATTTCCGCCGTAAACTCATCATGGCAAAGGGCCGCTCGAATGCCTTTGAAACGGTTGGCGACAATGGAGGCTCCAATGCCTGTTCCGCATAGGGCGATGAGTTTCGGAACTTCACCGGAAAGAACCTTTCGGCAGGCATCTCCAATGATGGTGGGGTAGTCGACGGACTCTTCGCTCTTAGTACCGTAATCGACAATTTCATAAGTTTCCTCGAGACTTTTCCTGAGGAATTCTTTGAGAGCAAATCCTCCGTGGTCAGAAGCAATTCCAATTTTTTCTTTCATTCGGCTTTTTCCTTTCGTTGTTTCAGGGCATCTGTATAAGACTTCAAAGATTCTAAGGAAAGAGAGAGTAAAAACTTATCTCTTTCGCGGAGTAAGGTTCCGTAATATCCAGTAAAAAGATCTAAATATCTTTTGGATTTACCTTTTGGATTTTTTTCAGATAGGTATTCGATGGAGAGGTTTGTGATTTCCTCTTTTACTTCTGTATGTGCTTCAAACCATTGTTTGGCGAGATTCACTTCTCCCGGTGTGAGTGGGTAAGGCCTTGCATCAGAAAGTAAAATCCTCCACTCATAGGAAAAATACATTTCTTCCTTATCCTTACCGGAGAGTAGGGAGGCCTTAAAATACTCTCCTAAATCTGAGGTAAGAGGGTCATCCTCGGGAAGGGTTTTGGATACTACTTCCAGAAAACAGTTTAGTGAATTTAGGCGAAGTTCTGCTGATTCTTTGGCATATTCTTCCATCTTAGTCCGGTCCAAATTGATAAGATTGGGACTAATGGGACCTGCTGGGATTTCTTTTTTTAAAGGAACATAACAATCTTTCGCTGCTTCCCATCCCAAGTTCCCTTCGGGAATCCAAAGGGAATGGGCAGATACTGATCCTACAAAAATAAAAAAGAATAAAAGGTTGGTTTTTGGAAAACTACCCATGGGTTCTTTCAAATTCTTTGATAAAGGAAATCAGGGCATCCACACCTTCTTCCGGCATCGCATTATAAATACTCGCACGAAATCCACCTACGTCGCGGTATCCTTTGAGTCCAGCAAACCCTTGTTCTTCGGCAAGGGATAAAAATTTAGAATCCAAACTATCGTTATGGCTTCTAAAAACTACATTCATCGCAGAACGAAACTCTTCCGGAACCGGTGCATAAAAAAGTTTGGATGCATCGATGGCATCATACAATTTTTTTGCTTTCCTTTCGTTTGTGACTTCCATTGCCGCAAGGCCACCATTCCGTTTTAAGTATTTAAACACGAGTCCTGCTATGTAGATGGAATAAGTGGGAGGTGTATTGTACAAAGATCCATTTTTTTCCATCAGTGCAAAGTTCATTAGGTTAGGAATCGGGTGATCCTGTGTTGGTAATTTTTCCTTGTCGTAAATGACAAGTGTGAGTCCAGACGGCCCAATGTTTTTTTGTGCTCCCGCAAAGATGACAGAAAAGTCTTCAATGGGAAGTTTTCGACTAAGAAGTTCGCTTGTCATGTCCGCAAAAAGAGGAGCTTTTTTTAATTTAGGAAAAATTTGATAACGAGTTCCATAAATAGTATTGTTGGAAGTGATATAAACATATTTGGCTCCCTCATTCACGATCTCGTCAGTGATGGTGGGAAGTTTCATATATTGTGAATCGGCCCCATTAAAAATGGATTTTACATTCGGATAAAATTTCTTTGCTTCTTCGAAAGCTTTTTTGGCCCAAACTCCGGTGAGTGCAAAATCAGCAGAGTCTCCTGCTTTTAAATAATTAAAGGGAATGGCAGAAAATTGTAAAGTGGCTCCACCTGGAAAATAGACCACCGCATAACGGGAAGGTAGGTCGAGTAATTCCCTGAGGTCACTGAGCGATTCGTCCAAAATATTTTGGAAAACCTTTCCCCTGTGGCTCATTTCCATAACGGACATTCCAGTTCCCTTGTAATTTAGGAACTCACTTTGTGCTTCCTCCATGACTTCTGTGGGCAACATGGCAGGGCCGGCATTAAAATTGAAGACTCTGTGCGTAAATGTAGGCATTCTCCCACAGAATTTTGAAGATCAGGCCCCCGGTAAATAGATTTTTATTCTAAAACTTGCTTTGCAGAATCACAAAGGTTGTTATTCTTGTGGGCATCTTTACCCCAAATTTCGTGAGGAAACAATGAGAATTTCTCGTTCCATCATCATCTGTCTAACTTTTGTCAGTCTTTCACTGACAGCCCAATCCAAAGCCCCACTCGGTGAGTCCGAAATTAAGGGTTCCAAAAAAATCGAATTCATCAACCGTTCCTTACGTAAGGCCTCGGACGAAATCATCCAGGAAAATACCGAAATTGGTCGCAAACTCGCAGAAACCTTGGCCAAAGAAAGTACGGCCACAGTGGATGGGGTCAAAATCCAAAGAGTGCTTCCCGGTGCTGACGGAAAATTGGGAGCCGACATCCTTTCCCTTTCCGAATCACAAAGTTTTGACCATGTGAATTCCATAGCACGGATCATTGCTTCCTATGTGGAAAAATCTTTTCAATACAAAGCAGGAAACTCGGAAACTCTGGCTCAGTACATCCTTTATTACAACGCTACCCACAGAAAAGATTCCAAGTTTTTTACTAAAAAATATACCGAAGGTGTGATTGCTGCCACTTCTCCCGACAAATTAGGAATTGATACAGTTTATAAAAACTGGCCAGGAAAAACCCAAATCATCATTCCGATTGAAGGAAATATTTTAAAAGATAGTGGGAAGGATTTAACCACTGATGAGTTAGAAAAAGACGTCAACAAAATGGTGAAGGACAAAGAAAAAGATCCTGCAACCAAACAGAAGATGGAAGACGAAGCCAAAAAAATGGACAAGTTGCAAACCGATAAAATCAAAGAAGAAAAAAAGGTATTGCAAGATAAAAAACAAGAAGTCGCGAACGAACAAAAAGACCTCCAAGATAAAAAAGATGCATTGAAGAAAAAGGAACAAGAAACGGTTGCCAGTCTCAATGAGTTAAAAAAAGACCCGGTTAAAAACAAAACAGAGATCGAAAAGAAAACCGAAGAAATCAAACAAATCGAACAAGAAAAAAAAGACACTGAGAAAAAGTCCGAAGCTGTAGAAGCCAAAAAAGAAGAACTCAGTAAAAAAGAAGAACAAATCGCAAAAAAAGAAGAAGCAAGAACCGGAACCACCACTGGTGACACCGCTAAAAAAGATGATACCGTTCAAAAAGTGGAAGCAAAAGTAGAAGAGTTAAAATCGGAACTCGCACAAACCAAAGAAGAACTAAAGAAAAAAGAAGAACAAAGTGATAATGTTGTGAACAACAAAATTCTTTTTATGAAGTTTATCAAATATGATACAGATGGTCACTATTCGAATGAACTTTGGGCGATCGATCCTGCAAAAGATGATGCACTTTATAAAAGTTCCTATAACAATATTTGTTCTAAGGAATTTAAAGAAATCGCCAACCAAGGAGTTCTTGTTCTTGGTTATGATGGAGAAAAAGTAGAGAATCGTAAACATAAACTAGTGTTACTCGACCCAGATAAACTCGGTGTGAAAAAAACAAGTGAGTCTGCAGATATTTTCTGGAGAACACCGATGATCAATCGCGAGGATAAAATCTACGTGATCGAAAAGGTAAAAGACAAATACCATGTTTCTCGTTTTAAATCAGACTTAACTTTTGAGAAAAGAACAGAAGAACCTGTGGAAGAAAATTCTGAAATTACTTTTTTTGGGGACAAAATTTATGTGACCGGCAAACCAAAAGAAGGTGATAAAACCACAATCAAGGTATTTAAAAAAGAAGATTTAAGCCTACTTAAAACCATCGCTCCGTAAGGAGGGTGGTTCCCTTCGTTTTTGAAATATATATCAAAAACCGTTTGGGTATTATCGCTTGTGAGTCTTTTTACAGACATCGCAAGCGAAATGCTCTATCCTGTTCTCCCCATCTATCTTAAATCCATCGGCTATTCTGTTCTCTTCATTGGAATTTTGGAAGGGATCACTGAGGTTGTGGCCGGATATAGTAAAGGTTTCTTTGGAAATTTATCTGATATATCTGGGAAACGGGTTCCCTATGTACGATTGGGTTATGCACTCAGTGCCATATCCAAACCACTATTAGCCATTGGACAAATTCCTTTGGTGGTTCTTTTGGCACGTGTTTTCGATCGCATTGGAAAAGGGGTTCGCACTGGGGCAAGGGATGCAATTTTATCAAAGGAGGCGACAAAGACTTCCAAAGCACGTGTTTTTGGATTCCACAGATCTATGGATACTCTCGGTGCTGTCCTTGGTCCAAGTATCGCCTTAGTGTATTTATACTTTAACCCGCAAAATTATTTGTT
Protein-coding regions in this window:
- the serC gene encoding 3-phosphoserine/phosphohydroxythreonine transaminase; its protein translation is MPTFTHRVFNFNAGPAMLPTEVMEEAQSEFLNYKGTGMSVMEMSHRGKVFQNILDESLSDLRELLDLPSRYAVVYFPGGATLQFSAIPFNYLKAGDSADFALTGVWAKKAFEEAKKFYPNVKSIFNGADSQYMKLPTITDEIVNEGAKYVYITSNNTIYGTRYQIFPKLKKAPLFADMTSELLSRKLPIEDFSVIFAGAQKNIGPSGLTLVIYDKEKLPTQDHPIPNLMNFALMEKNGSLYNTPPTYSIYIAGLVFKYLKRNGGLAAMEVTNERKAKKLYDAIDASKLFYAPVPEEFRSAMNVVFRSHNDSLDSKFLSLAEEQGFAGLKGYRDVGGFRASIYNAMPEEGVDALISFIKEFERTHG
- a CDS encoding P83/100 family protein; the protein is MRISRSIIICLTFVSLSLTAQSKAPLGESEIKGSKKIEFINRSLRKASDEIIQENTEIGRKLAETLAKESTATVDGVKIQRVLPGADGKLGADILSLSESQSFDHVNSIARIIASYVEKSFQYKAGNSETLAQYILYYNATHRKDSKFFTKKYTEGVIAATSPDKLGIDTVYKNWPGKTQIIIPIEGNILKDSGKDLTTDELEKDVNKMVKDKEKDPATKQKMEDEAKKMDKLQTDKIKEEKKVLQDKKQEVANEQKDLQDKKDALKKKEQETVASLNELKKDPVKNKTEIEKKTEEIKQIEQEKKDTEKKSEAVEAKKEELSKKEEQIAKKEEARTGTTTGDTAKKDDTVQKVEAKVEELKSELAQTKEELKKKEEQSDNVVNNKILFMKFIKYDTDGHYSNELWAIDPAKDDALYKSSYNNICSKEFKEIANQGVLVLGYDGEKVENRKHKLVLLDPDKLGVKKTSESADIFWRTPMINREDKIYVIEKVKDKYHVSRFKSDLTFEKRTEEPVEENSEITFFGDKIYVTGKPKEGDKTTIKVFKKEDLSLLKTIAP
- a CDS encoding concanavalin A-like lectin/glucanase, whose protein sequence is MVQNSEPGKKNFLKPKENTPKHGELFFDFEGEVSEPQITESGIPYKSKSISVVSSSYLTDDQTYFFGKRSAYFSGRRNQIHLSVSGNSLFGTHPDPFTISIPIRLGEQGAGSVILDRTVFVKGKKYGISLELNESKPTLYVNNLLQKSDGRTASFILESPVKLKRKTWEVISIYFDTLNHKYIMYQNGIETAEYENKQADTIGFGFPENDSTPLVLGKSFYGNLDGFHIHKGEPEVEYTKFEKVRYDDETKIGFMEGNTAISPVLETKYSNSSLTRVQWNVEQPKDTMLELYFRGSNQKFVDSNIHLPWTRIRSLESDLPKNKFKYYQWKLWFRPDPMGNSVPKVLALSFEYTEQTPPDVPTRFRLESNPEPGKPLCFLWNSNHEKEVQNGGGYLIHYGLLPNRMLGSVFVKKDKNGNLAKIDGNEDESGFQNKRFCITEETLVNNIYIPEGELNSEDFRPLADQVDVSRKEKRGLLFQPGLTYYFRISSYNRYLNEWDSKDQRSPLSPAISFSFPKEVSN
- the rpiB gene encoding ribose 5-phosphate isomerase B — its product is MKEKIGIASDHGGFALKEFLRKSLEETYEIVDYGTKSEESVDYPTIIGDACRKVLSGEVPKLIALCGTGIGASIVANRFKGIRAALCHDEFTAEMSKRHNNANVLVLGGRVLGTDLAQRIVKKWIETEFEGGRHQKRLGQIEEQS
- a CDS encoding CopG family transcriptional regulator, with translation MAKIDKRFQILLSEEEQILLKNEAKRRGVSQGELVRMALKNEIIQKSELLKRQAVVALMELFD